A genomic stretch from Telmatocola sphagniphila includes:
- the hemH gene encoding ferrochelatase: MTGILLIQLGTPDEPTAPALRRYLRQFLGDPRVIEVNRILWWFILRIILLIRPARSAAKYRRVWDAKTGSPLRYFSLRQVELLQKKFPNCIVRCGMQIGNPAVAEVVEEMIAQGVERLIVMPMYPQYSATTTASATDVLFKHLMNIRHVPAIRIVPPYYAHPAYIDALVSIIHEEEGKLSWKPDHYLLSFHGIPQRYAKSGDPYATHVTRTTQALVKKLNLTRDKWTQTYQSLFGREEWLRPYTDDTLEKLAKKGVKKILAILPGFTVDCLETIDEIGLESKEVFEHAGGEHLRACPCLNDHAVWISAMETIIREEGQGWL; this comes from the coding sequence ATGACCGGCATACTTCTCATTCAGCTCGGCACACCCGACGAACCGACCGCACCTGCTCTTCGGCGCTATCTGCGTCAATTTCTAGGCGACCCCCGGGTGATCGAAGTCAATCGCATACTGTGGTGGTTTATCCTCCGCATCATCCTCTTGATCCGACCAGCGAGATCGGCCGCGAAATACCGCCGCGTTTGGGACGCCAAAACGGGTTCGCCACTCCGATATTTTTCACTCCGTCAGGTGGAACTACTCCAGAAGAAGTTCCCCAACTGCATCGTTCGATGCGGTATGCAAATTGGTAATCCCGCAGTCGCAGAGGTCGTCGAGGAGATGATCGCCCAAGGCGTCGAACGGCTAATTGTGATGCCGATGTATCCTCAATATTCGGCTACTACCACGGCCTCGGCCACTGATGTGCTCTTCAAGCACCTGATGAATATTCGCCACGTTCCTGCTATTCGGATCGTGCCGCCTTACTATGCTCATCCGGCTTATATCGATGCTTTGGTCTCGATTATTCACGAGGAAGAAGGCAAACTCTCCTGGAAGCCCGATCATTATCTGCTCAGTTTTCACGGCATCCCGCAGCGCTACGCCAAGAGCGGTGATCCCTATGCCACTCACGTGACTCGTACTACCCAAGCTCTCGTCAAGAAGCTGAATCTCACACGCGACAAGTGGACGCAGACCTATCAGTCGCTCTTCGGTCGGGAAGAATGGTTGCGGCCCTACACCGATGATACCCTGGAAAAATTAGCCAAAAAGGGTGTCAAAAAGATTCTGGCAATTCTCCCCGGTTTCACGGTGGATTGTCTCGAAACGATTGATGAGATCGGGCTGGAATCGAAAGAGGTTTTCGAACACGCCGGTGGCGAACACCTTCGGGCTTGCCCCTGCCTCAACGATCATGCAGTTTGGATTTCGGCGATGGAGACGATCATTCGCGAAGAAGGACAGGGCTGGCTCTAG
- a CDS encoding 4Fe-4S dicluster domain-containing protein, which yields MAHVVTAPCNDCKYTDCCVVCPVECFYQDEKMLYIHPVDCIDCEACVPECPVEAIYAEGNVPAQWQSYIQLNADRCTALADKGHITEKQDPLEGPDCKKK from the coding sequence ATGGCTCACGTGGTGACCGCCCCCTGCAACGATTGCAAGTACACCGATTGTTGTGTGGTTTGTCCTGTGGAGTGCTTCTATCAGGACGAAAAGATGCTGTACATCCACCCGGTCGACTGCATCGATTGCGAAGCGTGCGTTCCCGAATGTCCGGTCGAAGCCATCTATGCCGAAGGTAATGTCCCGGCTCAATGGCAGAGCTACATTCAATTGAACGCCGACCGTTGCACCGCTCTGGCCGATAAGGGCCACATCACCGAAAAGCAGGATCCGCTGGAAGGTCCGGATTGCAAGAAAAAGTAA
- the purD gene encoding phosphoribosylamine--glycine ligase — protein sequence MKILVIGKGGREHALVWKLKQSPRVKQIFCAPGNAGTALEGTNVPIDVNEFDKLIRFVKKEKIDLTVVGPEEPLVNGIVNAFEKEGLRIFGPSKSASRIEGSKVFAKQLMRHADVPTGEFRVFDHPTPAQYYIDSREWPCVVKADGLAAGKGVIVCNDKAEARRAIERIMIKEEFGAKVGRQAVVEKRLEGEELSVLALVGNRTIYLLPPTQDHKAVNDGDIGPNTGGMGAYCPAPRGTPELMKKLEEEVFVRIVHAMKRGRYPFNGVLFAGMMLTNQGPKVLEFNARLGDPETQTLLIRLKSDLLELIEAIVDKRFDTIDPDTIVWDPRPSVCVVLCSGGYPGKYETGKNITGLDEVAKMPDVKVFHAGSKLEGKRIVTDGGRVLAVTALGDTLAAAKKHAYEAISKISFPGMHYRKDIADKALKSPKSSLS from the coding sequence ATGAAGATTCTCGTTATTGGAAAAGGGGGGCGTGAACACGCCCTCGTCTGGAAGCTTAAACAATCCCCGCGCGTCAAGCAGATCTTTTGCGCTCCGGGTAATGCTGGGACCGCTCTGGAAGGAACCAATGTTCCGATTGATGTCAACGAATTCGACAAGCTTATCCGATTCGTCAAAAAAGAGAAAATCGACCTGACCGTGGTGGGCCCGGAAGAGCCTCTGGTCAACGGCATCGTCAATGCTTTCGAAAAAGAGGGTTTGAGAATCTTCGGCCCGAGCAAATCGGCCTCCCGTATCGAAGGCAGCAAAGTGTTCGCCAAGCAATTGATGCGGCATGCCGATGTGCCGACCGGCGAATTCCGGGTTTTCGATCACCCCACTCCGGCTCAATACTACATCGATAGTCGCGAATGGCCTTGCGTTGTAAAAGCCGACGGCTTGGCGGCCGGGAAAGGCGTCATAGTTTGCAATGACAAGGCAGAGGCTCGCCGTGCCATTGAACGGATTATGATCAAGGAGGAATTCGGGGCCAAAGTGGGTCGACAGGCGGTCGTTGAGAAACGGCTGGAAGGGGAAGAACTCAGCGTACTGGCGCTGGTGGGAAATCGGACGATTTATCTTCTTCCCCCAACGCAGGATCACAAGGCCGTCAACGACGGCGATATCGGCCCCAACACCGGCGGCATGGGCGCTTACTGCCCAGCTCCGCGCGGTACGCCGGAGTTGATGAAAAAGCTTGAGGAAGAAGTTTTCGTTCGGATCGTACACGCGATGAAACGGGGCCGTTATCCTTTCAACGGCGTGCTGTTCGCCGGGATGATGCTCACCAATCAAGGTCCGAAGGTATTGGAATTCAATGCCCGACTGGGCGATCCGGAAACTCAAACGCTTTTAATCCGCTTGAAATCCGATCTGCTGGAACTCATTGAGGCCATCGTCGATAAAAGGTTCGATACCATTGATCCCGATACGATCGTATGGGATCCACGACCGTCTGTTTGCGTCGTCCTCTGTTCCGGCGGATATCCCGGGAAATACGAAACCGGCAAGAATATCACGGGGCTGGATGAAGTCGCCAAAATGCCCGATGTGAAAGTTTTCCATGCGGGCAGTAAATTGGAAGGGAAGCGGATCGTCACCGATGGCGGTCGTGTTCTGGCGGTGACCGCTCTGGGGGATACTCTCGCGGCGGCAAAAAAGCACGCATATGAGGCTATTTCCAAGATCAGTTTCCCGGGGATGCACTATCGCAAAGACATCGCGGACAAGGCATTGAAATCTCCAAAATCCAGCCTTTCCTGA
- a CDS encoding C2H2-type zinc finger protein → MTNRVRYRCWYCNREYDSPIEKIRQIFKCSCGRQLRVPRKKNGSSKYLSLRERVIEFVAYGVSGALLFGLLGYFLFFRFGGIGIRPGRVIGILDFSLMMGLICGLGGERVVNWIGRILRERENQRW, encoded by the coding sequence ATGACGAACCGAGTCCGCTACCGCTGCTGGTACTGCAATCGGGAGTACGATAGTCCGATCGAGAAAATTCGGCAGATTTTCAAGTGCAGTTGCGGCCGACAGTTGCGAGTACCTCGGAAGAAAAATGGCTCTTCGAAATATCTCTCGCTTCGAGAACGCGTCATCGAGTTCGTCGCCTACGGAGTTTCAGGTGCATTGCTATTCGGCCTGCTGGGATATTTTCTGTTCTTTCGTTTTGGGGGTATAGGAATTCGGCCCGGGAGAGTGATCGGCATCTTGGATTTCAGCTTGATGATGGGACTGATCTGCGGTCTGGGAGGCGAAAGAGTGGTCAATTGGATCGGTAGAATTCTGCGGGAACGCGAAAATCAGCGCTGGTAA
- a CDS encoding endonuclease/exonuclease/phosphatase family protein codes for MHSIPAGMNPHSALRLISYNVHKGIGGLDRLCQLDRVCRVIEHENPDLYCLQEVTRHSRRSHYQDQPKIFAERFQTLDSTYQMNVHYQVGGYGNLILSRWPIRSRHHISLRLGQKKPRGAQLVTVETPQGSLHLINFHLGLTQHERHWQIRHLLNHPLFRESTHLPTLMVGDCNDWRDRLGELFSERGYQAATTGEKRFNSFPAFHPLMALDKAFHCQNIQIKHSRVVRSRLAHRASDHLPLVIDFDLRTPQSSAEQKT; via the coding sequence TTGCATTCTATCCCGGCTGGTATGAATCCTCATTCCGCTTTGCGACTGATCAGTTACAACGTTCACAAAGGTATTGGCGGCCTCGACCGACTCTGTCAACTCGACCGGGTCTGCCGGGTGATTGAGCACGAAAATCCCGATTTGTACTGCCTTCAAGAAGTTACCCGGCATTCCCGTCGATCGCACTATCAGGATCAGCCCAAGATATTTGCCGAGCGTTTCCAAACGCTGGACAGTACCTATCAGATGAACGTCCACTACCAGGTAGGTGGCTACGGCAATTTAATATTGTCCCGCTGGCCCATTCGCTCCCGGCACCACATTTCGCTAAGGCTGGGGCAGAAAAAACCACGCGGTGCTCAGCTTGTAACAGTCGAAACGCCCCAGGGTTCACTCCATCTGATCAATTTTCATCTCGGTTTAACGCAACACGAGAGGCACTGGCAGATTCGCCATCTGCTCAATCATCCGCTGTTTCGGGAATCGACTCATTTGCCGACTCTCATGGTGGGCGACTGCAACGACTGGCGAGATCGCCTGGGGGAATTGTTTTCGGAACGGGGCTATCAAGCTGCCACGACCGGCGAAAAACGATTCAACTCCTTCCCGGCCTTCCATCCCCTGATGGCCTTGGATAAGGCCTTTCATTGCCAGAATATTCAGATCAAACATTCCAGAGTGGTTCGCTCCCGGCTCGCTCATCGCGCATCGGATCATTTACCGCTGGTCATCGATTTTGATTTAAGGACCCCTCAATCCAGCGCAGAACAAAAAACGTAA
- a CDS encoding HAD-IC family P-type ATPase, which produces MPTTSTEQDSAASNRGLSSSEIADRVSRGQVNRIQESHWADYRAIFFRNFLTLFNCVVLMAATALFLLEEYRSAWAVSIVAVINTLTGFVQEVRAKRHLDQLSLLQIPQVRVRREDREQTIKSDEIVSDDCVLLRAGESIVADGTVLRSDFLEIDEALLTGESDPVPRKSGDRLLSGSFCAAGEGEYRVDNVGAESFANQTSAEARKYRYSPTPLQKALDSLISVLTITAIVLCISYLMMDYFRHFPSTELWQMIASTMTSMVPQGLVLMATLMLTLGALRISREGAVIQRLNAMESMAEVDVLCMDKTGTLTTGNLKVAEILAEAENIHHVSELLRIYAWKSIDSKNKSLQAIQRHLGELKEPDQYARLEQIPFKSHNRYSAIRFQLSDRKRIFVLGAFEALKPHLQNSASVESNWNKLQTQGIRTLVFTEAINATSDQALSPSLEGYSLQVLALIGLRDELRPDAKKVLLELAEQKIAFKILSGDNPETVRSLVVQLGIVDSEEPVFTGKQLESASQKAEAIRDHTIFGRVSPQQKLQIIETLQKGGAQVGMIGDGVNDILALKKSDMGIAMGSGSSAARTVASMVLEKDDFSLLPKVMRQGKVLLSNLRKAAKLFLLKNVYTLLLIIVGMGLFGYEFPYLPQQVSLLNALTIGGPAFLILIQRRQESQPPKGHPGEFLQEVGIFALTSGLITGLLGLAVWIISRNEMGNDIETDRTLVLTSVILMGLGNVWLIGKTDRRLHLWIGFAGLIYLLVMYLPISAYFFELQPLGLLPWLALICSSALALGLTFFVLRWIEGSLNQNR; this is translated from the coding sequence ATGCCTACGACATCGACTGAACAAGATAGTGCTGCTTCAAATCGAGGGTTAAGTTCGAGCGAGATCGCCGATCGAGTCTCGCGAGGGCAGGTCAATCGCATCCAAGAATCGCACTGGGCCGATTATCGAGCAATTTTCTTTCGGAATTTTCTGACCCTCTTCAACTGCGTGGTGCTGATGGCCGCGACAGCTCTCTTCCTTCTGGAGGAGTATCGTAGTGCCTGGGCCGTCAGTATCGTGGCGGTGATCAATACTCTCACTGGCTTCGTTCAAGAAGTTCGTGCCAAAAGGCATCTCGATCAACTCTCGCTTCTGCAAATTCCCCAGGTGCGCGTTCGGCGGGAGGATCGAGAACAGACCATCAAATCGGATGAAATCGTCTCGGATGATTGCGTGCTTCTCCGCGCGGGGGAGTCCATTGTCGCGGATGGAACGGTTCTTCGCTCCGATTTTCTTGAAATCGACGAAGCTCTGCTAACCGGGGAATCGGATCCAGTTCCGCGCAAGTCGGGGGATCGTTTACTCTCCGGGAGTTTCTGCGCGGCCGGGGAGGGGGAATATCGCGTCGATAATGTGGGGGCGGAATCCTTCGCGAATCAGACTTCCGCGGAAGCGAGAAAATATCGTTACTCGCCTACACCCCTTCAAAAAGCGCTCGATTCACTCATCAGCGTGCTTACTATCACAGCGATTGTTCTGTGCATCAGCTATCTGATGATGGATTATTTTCGCCATTTCCCCAGCACGGAACTCTGGCAGATGATCGCTTCGACCATGACATCCATGGTGCCTCAAGGGTTGGTACTAATGGCGACTTTGATGCTGACCCTCGGAGCGCTCCGCATCAGCCGGGAAGGGGCCGTCATTCAGAGACTTAACGCCATGGAGTCCATGGCCGAAGTCGATGTCTTATGCATGGATAAAACTGGTACGCTGACGACAGGTAATTTGAAGGTAGCCGAGATTCTAGCTGAGGCGGAGAACATTCATCACGTATCGGAATTGCTCCGAATTTATGCCTGGAAATCTATCGATTCCAAGAATAAAAGTCTGCAAGCCATTCAGCGGCATTTAGGCGAATTGAAGGAGCCTGATCAGTACGCCCGATTGGAACAGATTCCCTTCAAATCGCATAACCGTTACAGTGCCATCCGCTTTCAATTGTCGGATCGAAAAAGAATTTTTGTGCTGGGAGCTTTTGAAGCATTAAAGCCCCATCTCCAGAATTCAGCGTCTGTCGAATCGAACTGGAACAAACTGCAAACTCAAGGAATCCGCACACTCGTTTTCACCGAAGCGATCAACGCCACTTCGGATCAGGCATTGTCTCCATCCCTGGAAGGTTATTCCCTTCAAGTTTTGGCTCTAATCGGATTGCGCGATGAACTGCGACCCGACGCCAAAAAAGTATTACTTGAGCTGGCCGAGCAAAAAATCGCTTTCAAAATTCTTTCAGGCGATAATCCAGAGACGGTTCGATCACTGGTGGTTCAGTTGGGAATTGTCGACTCCGAAGAGCCGGTTTTCACCGGGAAACAATTGGAATCGGCGAGTCAAAAGGCCGAGGCTATTCGCGATCACACCATTTTCGGGAGGGTGAGCCCACAGCAGAAACTACAGATCATCGAGACCCTCCAAAAAGGCGGAGCTCAGGTCGGGATGATCGGCGATGGGGTAAATGACATCCTTGCTCTCAAAAAATCCGATATGGGAATCGCCATGGGCTCTGGCAGCAGTGCGGCCCGGACGGTGGCAAGCATGGTCCTGGAAAAAGACGATTTCAGTCTTCTGCCGAAGGTGATGCGGCAAGGGAAAGTCCTCCTGTCCAATTTGCGGAAAGCGGCCAAATTGTTTCTGCTGAAAAATGTTTACACACTGTTGCTGATTATTGTCGGCATGGGATTATTCGGCTACGAGTTCCCCTATCTGCCGCAGCAGGTGTCTCTTTTGAACGCCCTCACCATTGGCGGGCCAGCATTTTTGATACTGATTCAACGACGGCAAGAGTCGCAGCCTCCCAAAGGTCATCCGGGCGAATTTCTTCAGGAAGTCGGCATTTTTGCACTCACTTCCGGGTTGATCACTGGGCTTCTGGGTTTGGCCGTCTGGATTATTTCCAGAAATGAAATGGGAAACGATATCGAGACGGATCGAACTTTGGTACTGACGAGTGTGATCCTCATGGGCTTAGGCAACGTCTGGCTCATCGGTAAAACGGATAGGAGGCTCCATCTCTGGATCGGGTTTGCGGGATTGATCTACCTCCTGGTGATGTATCTTCCCATAAGCGCATACTTTTTTGAACTCCAGCCGTTAGGCCTGTTACCCTGGCTGGCACTGATCTGTTCCTCCGCGCTGGCCCTGGGTCTTACGTTTTTTGTTCTGCGCTGGATTGAGGGGTCCTTAAATCAAAATCGATGA